One genomic window of Phycisphaerales bacterium includes the following:
- a CDS encoding SPFH domain-containing protein, producing the protein MPKFFLTFGVAIAFVVVLLLYATTYTVRFTEAAVVTNFGEVSKEVTEPGLQWKLFYPIQGVTKYETTNRLSQARIETYQTRDDRQLIVGAFAIWRVKPNEVATFYSRFSNSGPRAADHYRAAATLVEDTLRSSMSELSAYSMAELFTPNEEASRLEELEQRVLAQMKSTLEGQGERSFGIEVVQAGIARTSLPQTTTEAALERMRQDRARIVTGLQETGQSEADAIRSKAESDAAKILEFAKGRAQQIRARGDLEAARYLSQMSEAPGLAIFLKNVELLEDSMFGRATLLFSTDTPGLNLLDPAIFQSTESGQVPGVGMFTGEPAEAEGRGDE; encoded by the coding sequence ATGCCAAAGTTCTTCTTGACATTCGGCGTTGCGATTGCCTTCGTGGTCGTCCTGTTGCTCTATGCGACGACCTACACCGTCCGGTTCACCGAGGCGGCCGTCGTGACGAACTTCGGCGAGGTCTCGAAGGAGGTCACCGAGCCGGGCCTGCAGTGGAAGCTGTTCTACCCGATCCAGGGCGTGACCAAGTACGAGACGACCAACCGGTTGTCGCAGGCTCGCATCGAGACGTACCAGACGCGTGACGACCGCCAGCTCATCGTCGGGGCGTTCGCCATCTGGCGTGTCAAGCCCAACGAGGTCGCGACCTTCTACAGCCGGTTCAGCAACTCCGGCCCGCGGGCGGCCGACCACTACCGCGCCGCGGCGACGCTCGTCGAGGACACGCTGCGGAGTTCGATGTCCGAGCTTAGTGCGTACTCGATGGCCGAGCTGTTTACGCCCAACGAAGAGGCCTCGCGCCTCGAAGAGCTCGAGCAGCGCGTGCTCGCGCAGATGAAGTCGACCCTCGAGGGCCAGGGCGAGCGCTCGTTCGGCATCGAGGTCGTGCAGGCGGGCATCGCACGGACGAGCCTGCCCCAGACGACGACCGAGGCGGCGCTCGAGCGCATGCGCCAGGATCGCGCCCGCATCGTGACCGGCCTGCAGGAGACCGGGCAGAGCGAGGCCGACGCCATCCGTTCCAAGGCCGAGAGCGATGCGGCCAAGATCCTGGAGTTCGCCAAGGGCCGTGCCCAGCAGATCCGCGCCCGTGGTGATCTGGAAGCGGCCCGCTACCTCTCGCAGATGAGCGAGGCGCCCGGCCTGGCGATCTTCCTCAAGAACGTCGAACTGCTCGAAGACTCGATGTTCGGTCGCGCCACGCTCTTGTTCTCGACCGACACGCCGGGCCTGAACCTGCTGGACCCGGCGATCTTCCAGTCGACCGAGTCCGGCCAGGTCCCCGGCGTGGGCATGTTCACCGGTGAGCCGGCAGAGGCGGAGGGTCGCGGCGATGAGTGA
- a CDS encoding SPFH domain-containing protein, producing MSGDFNTYKRAASHCILGLIFQSVFGVGLLVYGIVGREPTAITGSIFALVGIVPWIVLLILYDQHRRERIEAMEAEAFAATDAATSSVFDEAEGGLRVAGRRLKLIRTVAVPAVGLVFGAALILAGVLRIGPGRALANPDEFVAPPHELVGLTLGLAIAVLGFMFSRYTAGMAKRPAWQALQGGATIAAGTGLFGLLVGAGHVVDQLGSNDVIRAMLYVSPILLVVFGAESILNFLLELYRPRKPDEGFRPPFASRLLGPVASPEVVAESVSGAIDYQFGYEVSRSWMYRLLTRRAWMLILAAAVVLWGMSSVVVVRPDQTGIHTRFGRIVDANVQPGLHGKLPWPIDRIEIPGVYEFDEERVERLAGFSTSTVRTIDGASAPRTVETEAFLWTNLMAENESNMLVQPSRGELAAGSQVELGQDLSLLRVEVPVRYTVDDVEAWELFTQDGNHLDMLYRLTQKVVMQYLLRTRVDELLGPRRAEMAAEIRDRLEQEFIDANPKQNGEPVVRILSVGVSGVAPPASVALQFGQVVEQEQKYQAQLNAAQAEAIRSLTQAVGSVELADEIVAEIEALDRLQSRRGTEVDEALEAEIVEQELKIDRLLAEAGGQAASLIAEAQAQRWERHMGQWGEAQLAMGQSVADRANREYFRAQLYLERFFGALDGKRIMIVPGGRNVSIDVDLSHDRQGGAILQDDFSTGG from the coding sequence ATGTCGGGTGATTTCAATACCTACAAGCGTGCCGCCAGCCACTGCATCCTGGGCCTGATCTTCCAGAGCGTGTTCGGCGTGGGGCTCCTGGTCTACGGCATCGTGGGCCGCGAGCCGACGGCGATCACCGGCTCGATCTTCGCGCTCGTAGGCATCGTGCCTTGGATCGTCCTGCTCATCCTCTACGACCAGCACCGGCGCGAGCGCATCGAGGCGATGGAGGCCGAGGCCTTCGCCGCGACCGACGCGGCCACCAGTTCCGTGTTCGACGAGGCCGAGGGCGGACTTCGCGTGGCCGGTCGCCGGCTGAAGCTCATCCGCACGGTGGCCGTTCCGGCGGTGGGGCTGGTGTTCGGCGCGGCCTTGATCCTCGCGGGCGTCCTGCGGATCGGTCCCGGGCGGGCTCTGGCAAATCCCGACGAATTCGTGGCGCCGCCGCACGAGCTGGTGGGCCTGACCCTGGGCCTGGCGATCGCGGTGCTCGGGTTCATGTTCAGCCGGTACACGGCGGGCATGGCCAAGCGTCCGGCGTGGCAGGCCCTGCAGGGCGGCGCGACCATCGCGGCGGGCACGGGCCTATTCGGCCTGCTCGTGGGCGCGGGGCACGTGGTCGACCAGCTGGGCAGCAACGACGTGATCCGGGCGATGCTCTACGTGTCGCCGATCTTGCTCGTGGTGTTCGGGGCCGAGTCGATCCTGAACTTCCTGCTGGAGCTGTACCGCCCGCGGAAGCCCGACGAGGGCTTCCGCCCGCCGTTCGCGTCTCGCCTGCTGGGGCCGGTGGCCTCGCCCGAGGTCGTGGCCGAGTCGGTCAGCGGAGCCATCGATTACCAGTTCGGCTACGAGGTCTCACGGAGCTGGATGTACCGGCTGCTGACGCGTCGGGCCTGGATGCTGATTCTGGCGGCCGCGGTCGTGCTGTGGGGCATGTCGAGCGTGGTCGTGGTGCGTCCCGACCAGACGGGCATCCATACGCGCTTCGGCCGCATCGTCGATGCGAACGTCCAGCCGGGACTCCATGGGAAGCTGCCGTGGCCGATCGATCGCATCGAGATCCCCGGGGTGTACGAGTTCGACGAGGAACGCGTGGAGCGGCTTGCCGGTTTCTCGACGAGCACCGTGCGCACGATCGACGGCGCCAGCGCGCCGCGAACGGTCGAGACCGAGGCGTTCCTCTGGACGAACCTGATGGCCGAGAACGAGTCGAACATGCTCGTGCAGCCATCGCGGGGCGAGCTCGCGGCGGGCTCGCAGGTCGAGCTGGGCCAGGATCTCAGCCTGCTTCGCGTCGAGGTGCCCGTGCGGTACACGGTCGACGACGTCGAGGCGTGGGAGCTCTTCACGCAGGATGGCAACCACCTGGACATGCTGTACCGCCTGACGCAGAAGGTGGTGATGCAGTACCTCCTGCGGACGCGCGTGGACGAATTGCTCGGCCCGCGGCGCGCCGAGATGGCCGCCGAGATCCGCGATCGCCTCGAGCAGGAGTTCATCGACGCGAATCCGAAGCAGAACGGCGAACCAGTCGTGCGCATCCTCTCGGTGGGCGTGTCGGGCGTCGCGCCGCCGGCGTCGGTGGCCCTGCAGTTCGGCCAGGTGGTCGAGCAAGAGCAGAAGTACCAGGCGCAGCTCAACGCGGCGCAGGCGGAGGCCATCCGCTCGCTGACGCAGGCGGTGGGCTCGGTCGAGCTTGCCGACGAGATCGTGGCCGAGATCGAGGCGCTCGATCGGCTGCAGTCGCGTCGTGGCACCGAGGTCGACGAGGCGCTCGAGGCCGAGATCGTCGAGCAGGAACTCAAGATCGATCGCCTGCTGGCCGAGGCCGGCGGGCAGGCCGCGTCGCTGATCGCCGAGGCGCAGGCGCAGCGGTGGGAGCGGCACATGGGCCAGTGGGGCGAGGCACAGCTGGCCATGGGCCAGTCGGTGGCCGACCGGGCCAACCGGGAGTACTTCCGGGCCCAGCTCTACCTGGAGCGGTTCTTTGGAGCGCTGGACGGCAAGCGCATCATGATCGTGCCGGGCGGTCGCAACGTCTCGATCGACGTGGATCTTTCTCACGATCGGCAGGGCGGCGCGATCCTGCAGGATGATTTTTCGACGGGCGGCTGA
- a CDS encoding ABC transporter permease subunit — MPSQIFTIARNTFVESVRQPILLLLVLISGLAQVFNTWSANFSMGRSSSAEVYGDNKLLLDVGLATIFGAGVLMAAFLATAVISSEIDRKTMLTVVSKPISRAWVVVGKYLGVGAAITCAVVIMLTFLLLAIRHGVMSTAADTLDMPVILFGLGAVIGSLLLAAAGNFMYGWSFNQTASIAMLPLVLLAYLGVLLISAKWEFQPITTDFPVKIIIACSAMVLAILVLTAVATAASTRLGQVMTIVVCAGVFVGGLLSNYFLGRQAFSNEIVGVVDFAQPPEVGENDPSARGAFIEVTLKEPPRVEISQGDPFYYGPNPNGVALVTGNFTPFGGDPTDTPSLFEASTPSGLVIQSANGKELLVQNIGGVPIELYREPLRDDFVFVTPTTVEPVAATLWAIVPNMHYYWLLDAVTQNREVPASHLFKIAAYAILQIAAFLALAVALFQRRDVG, encoded by the coding sequence ATGCCAAGCCAGATCTTCACCATCGCCCGCAATACCTTCGTCGAGAGCGTGCGCCAGCCCATCCTCCTGCTGCTGGTGCTCATCAGCGGCTTGGCCCAGGTCTTCAACACGTGGTCGGCCAACTTCAGCATGGGCCGGAGCAGCTCCGCCGAGGTCTACGGCGACAATAAGCTCCTGCTAGACGTCGGTTTAGCGACGATCTTTGGTGCGGGCGTGCTCATGGCTGCCTTCCTCGCGACCGCCGTCATCTCCAGCGAGATCGATCGCAAGACCATGCTCACCGTCGTCAGCAAGCCCATCTCCCGGGCCTGGGTCGTCGTGGGCAAGTACCTCGGCGTGGGCGCCGCCATCACGTGCGCCGTCGTGATCATGCTCACCTTCCTGTTGCTGGCCATCCGCCACGGCGTCATGTCTACCGCCGCCGACACCCTCGACATGCCCGTCATCCTCTTCGGACTCGGCGCCGTCATCGGGTCCCTGCTCCTGGCCGCCGCGGGCAACTTCATGTATGGCTGGTCCTTCAACCAGACGGCGTCCATCGCCATGCTGCCGCTGGTGCTGCTGGCCTACTTGGGCGTGCTGCTGATCTCCGCCAAGTGGGAGTTCCAGCCCATCACCACCGACTTCCCGGTCAAGATCATCATCGCCTGCTCGGCCATGGTGCTGGCCATCCTGGTCCTCACCGCCGTGGCAACCGCCGCGAGCACGCGCCTGGGCCAGGTCATGACCATCGTGGTGTGCGCGGGCGTCTTCGTGGGCGGCCTGCTCTCGAACTACTTCCTGGGACGCCAGGCCTTCAGCAACGAGATCGTCGGCGTCGTCGACTTCGCCCAGCCGCCCGAGGTGGGAGAAAACGACCCATCCGCCCGCGGCGCGTTCATAGAAGTCACGCTCAAGGAGCCCCCGCGCGTAGAGATCAGCCAGGGCGATCCGTTCTACTACGGGCCCAATCCCAACGGTGTCGCATTGGTGACGGGCAACTTCACGCCATTCGGCGGCGATCCGACCGATACGCCCAGCCTGTTCGAGGCAAGCACGCCCAGCGGGCTGGTCATCCAGAGCGCTAACGGCAAGGAACTGCTCGTCCAGAACATCGGCGGCGTGCCCATCGAACTCTACCGCGAGCCGCTGCGCGACGACTTCGTGTTCGTCACGCCAACGACGGTGGAACCCGTCGCCGCGACGCTCTGGGCCATCGTGCCGAACATGCACTACTACTGGCTGCTGGACGCCGTCACCCAGAATCGCGAGGTGCCGGCCTCGCACCTGTTCAAGATCGCTGCGTACGCCATCCTCCAGATCGCGGCATTCCTGGCCCTTGCCGTCGCGCTCTTCCAGAGGAGGGATGTAGGGTAA
- a CDS encoding CheR family methyltransferase yields the protein MSQTPVAAQARATITGEQFQALAELVADRSGLVLAINRQTELTPSLLARVDELGLESFAQYLTLLTTGPLRNDEFQSLLPRLSPSDDSFFGHEQQLGTFEASLLPQMLESRRDTRRLRIFCAACGTGRDAYTLAMIIHRTLGVRIMDWCVEIYGCDLHRQSIDVAERGVFDADGVQSVPEVMRLRYFSQHEGRYAVSDEITQMLGFEAIDLRDRAGIGRHGRWDAIVCRDTLGGFDERSRAGILGMFHEVLADDGVLLVGETEILPPEQQAFTPLPDRRLAGYRKA from the coding sequence ATGTCGCAGACGCCAGTAGCCGCACAGGCCAGGGCCACGATCACGGGCGAACAGTTCCAGGCCCTGGCCGAGCTCGTCGCCGATCGCTCGGGCCTGGTCCTCGCCATCAACCGGCAGACGGAGCTGACGCCCTCGTTGCTGGCGCGCGTCGACGAGCTCGGGCTCGAGAGCTTCGCCCAGTACCTCACGCTGCTGACGACGGGCCCGCTGCGCAACGACGAGTTCCAGTCGCTCCTTCCGCGCCTCAGCCCGAGCGATGACTCGTTCTTCGGCCACGAGCAGCAGCTCGGCACCTTCGAGGCCTCGCTGCTGCCGCAGATGCTCGAATCGCGCCGCGACACTCGTCGCCTTCGGATCTTCTGTGCCGCCTGCGGGACGGGCCGAGACGCCTACACGCTGGCGATGATCATCCACCGCACGCTGGGCGTCCGCATCATGGACTGGTGCGTGGAGATCTACGGCTGCGACCTGCACCGGCAGAGCATCGACGTCGCCGAGCGAGGCGTCTTCGACGCCGATGGCGTGCAGTCCGTGCCAGAGGTCATGAGGCTGCGCTACTTCTCGCAGCACGAGGGTCGGTACGCGGTCAGCGACGAGATCACGCAGATGCTCGGCTTCGAGGCCATCGACCTCCGTGATCGGGCGGGCATCGGCCGGCACGGCCGGTGGGACGCCATCGTGTGCCGCGACACGCTCGGCGGCTTCGACGAGCGCTCGCGTGCGGGCATTCTCGGGATGTTCCACGAGGTGCTTGCAGACGACGGCGTGCTGCTCGTCGGCGAGACCGAGATCCTGCCACCCGAGCAACAGGCATTCACGCCCCTGCCCGATCGCAGGCTCGCGGGCTATCGAAAGGCCTGA
- a CDS encoding DUF3553 domain-containing protein, with protein MSSSVAEVKKGDRVRLATRPEWGHGEVLSIISTIVDGEPTRKVRIRFARAGVREVIDSPALAATADGPVNLQPAALQAKMVALPEPIRDALRPLEDRFKDTGALFRFNGRGGSLVDWAAMQTGLVDPLSELPRHEIEDSFARFRRGLEEHLRELGRQMKRENEAEFRRIALSMPNDAQDVLRGRNVRR; from the coding sequence GTGTCCAGCAGCGTGGCAGAAGTGAAGAAGGGCGACCGGGTCCGCCTGGCGACCCGTCCAGAGTGGGGCCACGGCGAGGTCCTGTCGATCATCTCGACTATCGTCGACGGCGAGCCGACCCGCAAGGTCCGCATCCGCTTCGCGCGGGCGGGCGTCCGCGAGGTCATCGATTCGCCCGCGCTGGCCGCGACCGCCGACGGCCCGGTCAACCTCCAGCCCGCCGCCCTCCAGGCCAAGATGGTCGCCCTGCCCGAGCCCATCCGCGATGCGCTTCGGCCGCTCGAGGACCGATTCAAGGACACGGGGGCCCTCTTCCGCTTCAATGGGCGCGGCGGCTCGCTCGTCGACTGGGCGGCGATGCAGACGGGGCTGGTCGATCCGTTATCGGAGCTGCCCCGCCACGAGATCGAGGACAGCTTCGCCCGCTTCCGTCGCGGCCTGGAGGAACACCTCCGCGAGTTGGGCCGCCAGATGAAGCGCGAGAACGAGGCCGAGTTCCGCCGGATCGCGTTGTCGATGCCCAACGACGCCCAGGACGTGTTGCGCGGACGCAACGTCCGGCGTTGA
- a CDS encoding flavoprotein — translation MTSQPTPDLTGRRVFIGVTGGIAAYKTATVVSRLSQRGCDVRVAMTEAATRFVPPLTFEALSGHPVVTGIWDHHDPGDVQHVNLADRCEVALVAPCTMDCLARLAHGHASDPVTLILSAMDRAKVQVLLAPSMNSVMLAQPSTQRNLRQLRDDGYHVLDAESGWQACRHVGPGRMPEPETLIEVVAEALART, via the coding sequence ATGACCAGCCAGCCGACCCCTGACCTGACCGGCCGCCGCGTGTTCATCGGCGTGACCGGGGGCATCGCTGCGTACAAGACTGCCACGGTCGTCAGCAGGCTGAGCCAGCGCGGCTGCGACGTGCGCGTCGCGATGACCGAGGCCGCCACGCGCTTCGTCCCGCCGCTCACTTTCGAGGCCCTCAGCGGGCATCCGGTCGTCACTGGCATCTGGGACCATCACGACCCGGGCGACGTGCAGCACGTGAACCTGGCCGACCGCTGCGAGGTGGCGCTGGTCGCGCCGTGCACGATGGACTGCCTCGCTCGGCTGGCGCACGGCCACGCGAGCGATCCGGTGACCCTCATCCTCAGCGCGATGGATCGCGCGAAGGTCCAGGTGCTGCTCGCGCCCTCGATGAACAGCGTGATGCTTGCCCAGCCGAGCACGCAGCGCAACCTCCGGCAACTGCGCGACGACGGGTACCACGTGCTCGACGCCGAGAGCGGCTGGCAGGCGTGCCGCCACGTCGGGCCGGGGCGGATGCCCGAGCCCGAGACGCTGATCGAGGTCGTCGCCGAGGCGCTCGCCAGGACCTAG
- a CDS encoding ChaN family lipoprotein gives MPYETFSQLDQYEQVKVFNGATGDPIDVMELFDAAQSGDVVVFGELHGHPVGLPVAAAIWKDMLSVRDRDETPALLLEFFERDQQLAIDEYLAGMIEEEDFVKQAGRSASNFPDAHQAMFESTKDAGGVVIAANAPRRYVRLARTDGYDRLRAMTPAQRAMFELPPTEEGPDAYRERFNEIMGGMRSSDESGKAQPGMSVPDFLRAQLVWDATMADSVADALRAGHEPVALVIGRFHVAFDGATVEYLKQQRPGADVLTIVMVDRWSEELADEDRGRGDIVVYVGPSEPEGEDS, from the coding sequence ATGCCTTACGAGACGTTTTCCCAGCTCGACCAATACGAGCAGGTCAAGGTCTTCAATGGAGCGACCGGAGATCCAATCGATGTGATGGAGTTGTTCGACGCCGCTCAGAGTGGCGACGTCGTCGTCTTTGGCGAGCTCCACGGCCACCCCGTCGGCCTGCCCGTTGCCGCTGCCATCTGGAAGGACATGCTTAGCGTCCGCGACCGCGATGAGACGCCCGCCCTGCTCCTCGAGTTCTTCGAGCGTGACCAGCAGCTCGCCATCGACGAGTACCTCGCCGGCATGATCGAGGAGGAAGACTTCGTCAAGCAGGCCGGCCGAAGCGCGTCGAACTTTCCCGACGCCCACCAGGCGATGTTCGAATCGACGAAAGACGCCGGCGGGGTCGTGATCGCCGCCAACGCCCCGCGCCGCTACGTTCGCCTTGCGCGCACGGATGGCTACGACCGCCTCCGCGCCATGACGCCCGCGCAACGCGCTATGTTCGAGCTGCCTCCGACCGAAGAAGGCCCCGACGCCTACCGCGAACGCTTCAACGAAATCATGGGCGGCATGCGTTCGAGCGACGAATCGGGCAAGGCCCAGCCCGGCATGAGCGTGCCAGACTTCTTGCGCGCCCAGCTCGTGTGGGACGCGACCATGGCCGACAGCGTGGCCGACGCGCTGCGGGCCGGGCACGAGCCGGTGGCGCTGGTCATCGGCCGCTTCCACGTCGCGTTCGACGGCGCCACCGTCGAGTACCTCAAGCAGCAGCGCCCGGGCGCCGACGTGCTCACGATCGTCATGGTCGACCGCTGGAGCGAGGAACTGGCAGACGAGGACAGGGGTCGCGGCGACATCGTGGTCTACGTCGGGCCGAGCGAGCCCGAGGGCGAAGACTCGTAG
- a CDS encoding DMT family transporter encodes MDPTFYAGFAAGLVTSLLWALTSLCFAAGGRRIGPTLVNGLRLYVAILLLTGMVWITTGEPWPVLSDRQFILLAASSLVGIVIGDQALFTAFVDIGPRLSLLMMSTAPIWAAVLGWLVLGESLAWPALVGIAVTIAGVAWVIMERPTMKADERAHPHRVRGIVLALVGSMCQGGGLLISKAGMGHGWLEPEDHLGPLPATQVRIAVAIVCMTPVLIARWRFQAGRNAPKIPPRTLKIGLAFTALGAFVGPFLGMWMSLVTADLTPVAVAQTLCSLAPVMILPMVAWSGDRVSPRAVLGACVAVGGVAILALLPAILPESWTKSGPARESEASPALDGG; translated from the coding sequence TTGGACCCCACCTTTTACGCCGGCTTCGCAGCCGGGCTCGTCACCAGCCTGCTGTGGGCGCTGACGAGCCTGTGCTTTGCCGCGGGCGGGCGGCGGATCGGGCCCACGCTGGTCAACGGGCTGCGGCTGTACGTGGCCATCCTGCTGCTCACGGGCATGGTGTGGATCACGACGGGCGAGCCGTGGCCCGTCCTGAGCGATCGGCAGTTCATCCTGCTGGCGGCGTCGTCGCTGGTGGGCATCGTCATCGGCGACCAGGCGCTGTTTACCGCGTTCGTCGACATCGGCCCGCGTCTGAGCCTGCTCATGATGAGCACGGCCCCGATCTGGGCGGCCGTGCTGGGGTGGCTGGTGCTGGGCGAGTCGCTGGCCTGGCCGGCCCTGGTGGGCATCGCCGTCACCATCGCGGGCGTGGCATGGGTCATCATGGAACGTCCGACGATGAAGGCCGACGAACGGGCCCACCCCCACCGCGTGCGCGGCATCGTGCTGGCCCTGGTCGGCTCGATGTGCCAGGGCGGCGGGCTGCTCATCAGCAAGGCCGGCATGGGCCACGGCTGGCTCGAGCCCGAGGATCACCTGGGCCCGCTTCCGGCCACGCAGGTGCGCATCGCGGTTGCGATCGTGTGCATGACGCCCGTACTGATCGCCCGTTGGCGGTTCCAGGCCGGGCGCAACGCGCCCAAGATCCCGCCCCGCACGCTGAAGATCGGGCTGGCCTTCACGGCCCTCGGGGCATTCGTCGGCCCGTTCCTGGGCATGTGGATGAGCCTGGTGACGGCCGACCTGACGCCCGTGGCGGTCGCCCAGACGCTGTGCTCATTGGCGCCGGTGATGATCCTGCCGATGGTGGCCTGGAGCGGCGACCGGGTCTCGCCCCGGGCCGTGCTGGGGGCGTGCGTGGCGGTGGGCGGCGTGGCCATCCTGGCGTTGCTTCCCGCGATCTTGCCCGAAAGCTGGACGAAGTCTGGGCCCGCGCGTGAGTCGGAGGCCTCGCCTGCGCTGGACGGAGGATGA
- a CDS encoding RNA polymerase sigma factor — MIQDQSDRDGSGDAAADPCEALLARAMKGDRAAIIDLLEDCAPMLRGRLEGKIPPQLRVTIEADDVLQVTYIEVVGRMSQFKTGGMSGFRAWVSRVAENNLLDAIRSAHAAKRPDPAKRAHSPRNADDSAATLIDVLAGDSKATPSRFVARGEAVMAMERMLATLPADYAKVIRLYDLAGHPVEEVAKEMGRSTGAIFMLRARAHDRLREAMGDEEQYFSRPGG; from the coding sequence ATGATCCAGGACCAATCGGACCGGGACGGTTCGGGCGATGCGGCGGCGGACCCGTGCGAAGCGCTGCTTGCGCGAGCGATGAAGGGCGACCGCGCCGCGATCATCGACCTGCTGGAGGACTGCGCGCCCATGCTGCGTGGGAGGCTGGAGGGCAAGATCCCGCCACAGCTCCGGGTGACCATCGAGGCCGACGACGTGCTGCAGGTGACCTACATCGAGGTCGTCGGGCGCATGTCGCAGTTCAAGACCGGCGGCATGAGCGGCTTCCGCGCCTGGGTCTCGCGCGTGGCCGAGAACAACCTGCTCGACGCCATCCGCTCGGCCCACGCGGCCAAGCGGCCCGACCCTGCCAAGCGCGCGCACTCGCCGCGGAACGCCGACGACTCGGCGGCCACGCTCATTGATGTGCTGGCGGGCGATAGCAAGGCCACGCCCTCGCGATTCGTCGCGCGCGGCGAGGCAGTCATGGCGATGGAGCGCATGCTCGCAACGCTTCCGGCCGACTACGCCAAGGTCATCCGGCTGTACGACCTCGCCGGGCATCCGGTGGAGGAAGTGGCCAAAGAAATGGGCCGGTCGACCGGGGCCATCTTCATGCTCCGCGCTCGCGCACACGACCGGCTCCGCGAGGCCATGGGCGACGAAGAGCAGTACTTCTCCCGCCCGGGCGGTTGA